The following nucleotide sequence is from Mucilaginibacter sp. cycad4.
GTAAACATGCAATATGGCACCGGGCGGTCTTTGATGGTATAATCAGTTTTTTCAAAAAGGTTACGGTAAACAATCGTATAATCGTTATAGGAAATATGCGTAAATGCCGGCCCACCTTTTGCATCTCCAAGTGCATAGACACCAGCAGCTGAGGTTTCCAGCTTATCGTTCACCCTGATATTGCCATGCTCATCCGTTTCAATCCCGGCGATTGGCAAATTTAAGGCCTCCGTTTGCGGTTTACGGCCGATGGCTATCAATACATGGGTGCATTTGATTTTGCGCTCTTCCCCTTTTTGAGCTATGGTCACTGTTATTTTGCCGCCGGCTTTTTGTTTAAACTTAACGGCCTGGGCATTATTGAGGACCTCGATTTTCTCCAGTTCGAGGATCTTTTGCATCTCTGCCGAAATATCCTCATCCTCATGCGAAACTATCCGCTCCGATTTTTCTAAAATGGTAACCTTACTGCCAAATCGCCGAAACATCTGTCCAAACTCCAGGCCGATGTAATTTCCGCCAAGCACCAACAGATGCTCCGGTACTTCTTCCAAATCAAGTATGGTAGTTGAGTTAAGATATTTTATCTCATTCAATCCCTCAATTTCGGGAATCAAAGGCAACGCGCCCGGGTTTAAAAAGATAAGATCGGCAGTAATCGTTTGCTTTTTGCCGCTGTTAAGCTTAACCTCAACCGTTTTTTCGCCGGTAAAAGTCGCCTCGCCTAACACCACATCAAGGTTCTGCGTTTTTTCGGCAGATTTTAACCCGCCATTACGCGAGCGTAATACGATATCGTCCTTACGTTTTTTTATAGCAGCCAGATCAACCGAAAACTTTTTTACCGGCACACCCAACTCATGGCTTTTGCCGGCCATGTAAGCCGCCTTTGCCGAAGCAACCATGGTTTTAGTAGGCGTACAGCCATCGTTAACGCAGGTGCCGCCATAAAATCGTTTCTCAATTATAACGGTCTTTTTCCCGGCATTAGCCAATTTTTTGGCTAATGGGGCGCCGGCCTGACCGGCGCCTATAACAATGGCATCGTAAGTTTTCATAGTTTTATTCGGTAATTTTCACACCCTTCCAAAACGCCACGTAGTTGGTAATGTTTGTTGCAGCCTCTTTTGGCTCGGGATAATACCATGCGGCATCCTGGTTTTCCTTGCCGTCAACCTCAAGGGAATAATATGATGCCAATCCTTTCCACGGGCAGGTTGTATGCACATCGGACGGTTTAAGATACTCGGCCTTAACACTTTCTTTAGGGAAATAATGGTTATTTTCAACAACAATAGTGTCATTGCTTTCGGCAATGACCTGGTTATTCCAGATAGCTTTCATAAAAAGATGATTGATTTATGGAATAAAGATAGCTTTAACCCAACAAAATCTGCAAGTCTGAAATTGTAATTTTATTTTATTTAATTGACACACAATCAATTTCGCAGTGCTTTTAATTTTTTTTAAAAATTTATTTTTATTTTATCACTTAAACTCTATCTTTGCAATCCCAAAACAAGGGAAACAAAATAAAAAAAGACGGCCCGTTCGTCTAGGGGTTAGGACAGGAGATTTTCATTCTTCAAACAGGGGTTCGATTCCCCTACGGGCTACGAAGCCGCTTTACGAAAGTAGAGCGGCTTTTTTGTTGGGATTAATTTAGAACACGTGGCATACGTGCAGCAACTGAAGCAAAGAGGGGATCCGGAATAACCCGGGCGATGGGTTTACCTTTAATAATTACAGCAAAACCTCGCTGATTTGAATTATCGGTTGGATATCAGTATAATTTGGAATGTCTGCTCGGATTTTGCTTGCATTGATTTTCATTCCAGCCTGAAAGGCTTCAACCGAATCGAAATACAAGTAGCCAATAGCCAAAAAAGGAATCGGCGCGCCGGGCGTGCCTGCGGCTACTCCCTTGTCAATAGCAGTGGCCCTTAAAGCATCCCCAAATAAACTTTTGAGTAAGGGGAAATGCTTCCTGGTGTAGTAATCCATATCAAATTTTTTACCTTCCCCGTTTGGATAAAGTATCGTCACCTTGATCATGCCTTTCTTAACTACCTGCCTTTCGGCTAATTTGTTTTGTTGAGATGCATCAACCTGCGCCATTGCATTAACTGTTACCAAGAGCATAATTACCCCCGTAAACATTATCATTAGATATTTCTTCATGTTATTATGTATGACAATTTACTTACAAGCGCTTAAACAATCAACAGCGCTTACACGCTGTCGATTGTCACCCTAAATTAAAAAAAATTGGCGTTTAAGATGACGCCCATAAAAGACGCGGACGCTTACCTAAACTATATTTCAAGCGAAAGACGCTTAAACTGCGAGAATTACCCGTTGTAATTGGGGTCAAACTCCACAATCCATTCAATACCATACTTATCTCTGAACATACCGGCATACGTGCCCCAGGGGCTATCACCAATTGGTCCTTCAACCTCTCCTCCTGCCGATAATCCGTTAAATATTTTGTCGGCTTCTTCGCGGCTTTCAGCGCTCACATATATTTTAGACCTGTTTTCATTTTCGCTTACCTGCCCCATAAATTCAGGAACATCATTGGCTATCAATACATTGTTTTTGCCGAGGGGTAAACCAATGTACATTATTTTGTTTTCTTCACTTTCTGCCACCTGAAATTCAGGGCCTGCTAAGTCTTTAAAGCGAATGATCCTGGTGAATTCTCCGCCAAAAATTGATTTGTAAAAATTGAATGCTTCCTGGGCGTTGCCATTGAAGTTGATCCAGGGATTAATTGCTCTCATAATTTTAGTTTTTAAATTGTTATGTTTTTTCTCTTTCGGTTATTAGTATAATTGGCGACTTTCTTTCTATGGTTTTTGCGATAAGGTTGCAAACAGATCGTCCAGGTTTTTCAACATCAGCATCATTCCTTTAGTGAAGCCATCGGTTAAGCGTTCCATTCGTTCAAGCGATTCATTATAAATGGAAATATTCACTGTTGTTATACCATCTTGTTCGCCAAAATTGTAATCCCACTCCGAGCCCGGTAGTTCGGGGGTTTCGTCTTTATCGGCGAAAGAATTATATAGCTTGAAATTGGTTTTGGGCGTAATAGAAGTATATTTCTGCAGCAGCCAACGCTCTTGTCCGTCGGGGCTTATCATGGCGTAAAATCTTCGCCCACCAACTTCAAAATTCATGTATTTGGTTTTGGAGCGCATTGGTGCGGGTGCGGCCCATTGGTCAAGTATTTCCTGTTTGGTGAAAGCATCCCATACCAGGTCAAGCCCCGCATCAAACTCGCGGGTTATAAATACCTTTTGCGCTGCTTTATCAACGGTAAAATCAAATAGCAAATCGTTGTTCATATTTTCTGTTGTTTAATTGTTGATAATACTTTGTCGAGCTGATTAAACTGCGTTTCCCAGCTTTGCCTGAATTGGGCTAACCAATTGTCGAGCTCTTGCATTTTTTTTGCGTTAAAGTGATAATAAATTTCCCTGCCCGAGTGTTCGGGTTTAATCAATTCGCATTCGTATAATACTTTAATATGTTTGGATACTGCCTGGCGGCTCATATCAAATTTTTCGGCCATTGCATTAGGTGTCAGCGCCTTAATAGCAATTAAAGTTAAAATTGCCCTGCGTGTCGGATCGGCTATGGCCTGGAATATATCTTGTTTCATTTTAAAACGCGCAACTTTTGAGTTGCGTAAATATATATGCAACTTCTGAGTTGCGCAAATTTATTTGCGATTATTTTTGGAATAGCTGGCCTGCTGTATGTGCGGGCAATATCTTTGTCGCGATCCACCCCTCAACATGTCGTTTTTGCACAGTACTTAATCTTACAATACCCACCATCTTTGTATTATCAATAAAATCGAAACAATTAAACCAACATTCCATGAAAAGAGTATTTAAAGGATCTAATGTCATCCAACCGGTATTAATAATTGCTATACTTTTCTTTACTGTATTCCAATCAAAGGGCCAGCAGCTCAAGCCTGTCACCAGCGGTTACGCCCCTGTTAATGGCATCAAAGTTTATTACGAGGTATATGGCGAGGGTAAGCCTCTTGTTTTACTGCATGGCGCTTTTTATACCATTGAGATGAACTGGGCGCAGCTAATCCCTGAATTATCAAAAACAAGAAAGGTAATTGCCCTTGAAATGCAGGGCCATGGGCACACCCCGTATTCGGACAGGAAATTAGACATCGCTACCCTGGCAAGTGATGTGGAAGGAGTAATGGATTACTTAAAAGTTGATAGTGCTGATGTTGCGGGATATAGCATGGGAGGTTCAGTAGCTTACCAGTTAGCAGCAAAAAGCCCTAAACGGGTAAAAAAATTAGTGATCATTTCGTCTACCTACAAAACCAATGGCTGGCTGCCTGTTGTAAATAATGGATTTAAAGGTTTCAAGCCTGAATTTTTTAACAATACTCCTCTAAAAACGACATATGATGCAGTGGCGCCCGACAAAACTAAATGGATAAAGTTTGTTGAACAAATGATTGTTTTTGCCGGAGAGCCTTTTGATGTGGGCGATGCCAATATTGCTAAAATTACTTCGCCGGTATTGCTCATCTCTGGCGATAATGATGGCCTGGACAAAGTGGAGCTGATGAAAACGTACCAATTACTGGGAGGTGGCATATCTGCTGATTTGGCGCCGATGCCAAAATCACATTTAGCTATTGTTCCTGCGCAGGGACATGTCAGCTTAATGCAGCAAACAAAAACTATATCAGATCTTCTGAATAGCTTTTTACAATAACAAAGCCGCGATAATTGCAATCTAAAATACAACCGCAGGAAAAGGAATTTTAATGTCAGATTTATCTATAAACTAATCATAAACAAATGAGAAAAATCAGAATTTTTGAACATATCTCGCTGGATGGCGTGATAGAACATGACGGAGATTACACCTATGGCGCCTGGACAACGCCTTATCGGAGCCCAGCCGGCGCGGCAACCCTTTTGGAGGCATACGGACCAAACTTCGACTTGCTGCTTGCCCGTCACACTTATGATATATTTAGTGGCTTTTGGCCTACTGCCGGAGATTTCCCAATGGCAAATGCTATAAATGCCGCAACAAAATACATAGTAACCCACAGGCCCGACACCCTGGAGTGGGGACCGGTAAAGGGTTTGGGCGAGGATATTATAGCGTCTATTCGCGATCTCAAATCAACCGATGGGCCCGACCTGATCGTGGTGGGAAGTTCAACACTAACTTCTGTGCTGCTTGACCAGGGACTGGCTGACGAAGTTGTGCTCATCACCTACCCGGTGTTGCTTGGCCGGGGTAAACGCTTATTATCGGATAGTATTGACGCCCGGGAGCTTGCTTTTGTCGACTCGAAGAGCACACCCACCGGTTTGCTCGTCAACACTTACCGACACGTTGGCCCGCTGAAAAAATAACATTTCGCCAGGGGGTACCATATATCGATTGTTTTAGGTGGTTGAACATTCCCCCCCCAGGTGTTCAAAGAATTCCCCAAAATACGCTACAAAGCCGCTTTACGAAAGTAGAGCGGCTTTTGCTTTTCAGATGATTTTCCGCTCTCCTTTTCCATTTATTATTACACGAATAATAAATGGAATACCGTCCTTCTATCAAATATGTTTCTACCGCTTTTTAACCGTGCAAATTCTTATTGCCCGATGATATGATACTGATATATTTTTCGAAATATAAATATTATATAAAGTACATTAAATATTTACAATTAATTTAGCTAAATTCTTTCCGAGATCATTTTCAACTTTGAAATCCTGCATAAAGACGTCAAAGCTATTGATCCGGTCTTCCAGATTGTGAACATACCGATTATGAGTAATCTTCTTTCTCATATACCACCAAACCCGCTCAATGGGATTCAGGTCGGGAGAATACGCTGGAAGGTATAGTAATTCTATCCTGTGCCTGTATCGCTCCAATATCGGTTTCAGTCTTTTGGCGTGATGATAGGGCACATTATCCAGAACCATTATCACCTTACGGTCCCGGTACATTTTCGTTACCAATAGCAGGAAACTAAAAAAGCTGACAGTATTGCCTTTGTCGGCTTTACCGGTGATTACAATCCCGGTTTCAGGTTCAATACAACCGAACAAAGTTTTCCTTTCTCTTTTTCGTTGTTTTTGATTTATTTTCGGCTGCTTACCTTTTTCTGCCCACATATACGAAACTGTAGCTGTGTTTGACAAACTTGCTTCATCCTCAAATACGATTACCGCATCAGCTTGCCGAAACCCCCGGAGTTTTTTTTAAAGCATTTACCTTTTCTTCCCTGTCCTGTGCTTCGGGATACAGGCCTTTACCCTTTTGAAATGTCAAACCTAACTTCTTTAATATATTGTATATCTGCGCTTTTTTATATTCAACCTGATATTCCTTCCTGATCAGTTCAATCAATAACGGCCCTGTCCAGGTGGCGCTGTTAAATCCATAATCATCGGGCTGCTTATTTAACAATACAGCTTTTATCGATTGTAGCTCATCATTCGTAAGCCGGTTATTTCTTCCCGGTTTTACCTTATCTATTAATGCCTCTATCCCGCCTTCATTTAAACGGTTTACCCAATTGCAAATCGACTTAAAAGACGTTTCGTAAATCGATTCCAACTCCTGTGGCCGCTTACCTAAAGAAACCTGGTAACAGGCGTATAATCTTATCGCCTGTTGATACTTCTCGTCTTTCCTCAATAGGGATCGTAACTCTTCTGAAGTATAATGTTCTATTTTTAATGCTACTTTGCTCATGTAAGCAAGTTACATTTTTTTTCTTTAATTGTAAAAATATATTAGACTTTATATAAGCATATTTTGAACATTTCTTATATCAATAAAACCAAACGTAATATCTTTTAAGTAAAAGAAAAAATACGTTTGTATAGCCTTCCTAAAGGCCAGTTATAACTACCTAATTTCCAATCTAATTTGACCAAATTATGAAAAAAAAATTATTTCCATTCCTGGTTGCCATTACCCTATTGGCCGGATGTACAAAAAACAACAATGCCGGCGAAGGCCCGGCGCCATCTGTTAAGCCAGCCGCCGGTTTGCAAACCAATGCAACGGGAACAGCTGCAATCGATGCGGCTACGGTACAGCAAACCATTCAGGGCTTTGGAGGAGCGAGCATTTTGGCATGGATAGCTGATTTAACAAGCGATCAAAGAACCAAGGCATTTTCAAGCAGCAATGGTATTGGCATGAGCGTACTCCGTGTGATGGTCCCGGCAAGCAGCAGCAGTTTTGCAGCCGAAAAACCAACCATCGACGCAGCTAAGAGTTTTGGCGCAAAAGTAATTGCAACAGCCTGGTACGCACCATCCGGGATGTTAACCAGCGACAATCATTTAAATCCCGCTTCCTATGCAGATTATGCCGCCCACCTAAAAGCTTATAATACTGCTGTAGGCGGAGTTTATGCCATCAGCCCCTTTAATGAACCTAATCTTTCCAATTCAGGGTGGACAGCGGCTACCGCAACCGAAGCAGCCAATTTTGTTGCTGCACAAGGGGCTAATTGCGGCGCGCCGATAATGGCGCCCGAACCATTTAATATGGATCAAACCTTCATTAATACCTATCTGGGCAATACTACTGCAAAAACAAATACCAGTTTTGTTTGCGGGCATATTTATGGTAAAACCCCCTATAATTTAGGGAGCATTGGCAAATCGGTTTGGATGACGGAACACTACACCAATTCAAGTATCAGCGGTGACGACTGGGGCAATGCCATGACTGCCGCCAAAGAGATTCATGACTGCATGAACGCGGGATGGGCAGCCTATGTATGGTGGTATATTCGCCGAAGCTACGGGCCAATAGATGAAAGCAGCAACATCACCAAGCTTGGCTATGTAATGGCACAATATGCAAGGTATGTGCGTCCGGGATACAGCAAAATATCATGCACAGCAAATCCGTCAACCGGCGTGTATGTTACGGCCTACAAAAGCGAAACAAAACTGGTAATTGTAATTGTTAATCAAAATGCGGCAACCACTTATCAAAGCTTTAGTCTTAGCGGTATAACCGTTACCGGTTTTAACCGGTATTTTACTACAAGTTCGGCTAACCTGTCTTCAAATAATTTCACGGTATCAGGTAGTAGTTTTGGCATTAATCTTTCAGCCTCCAGCATTACTACCTTAGTATCTATTTAAGATTTCCCCCGGGATCCCTGATACCGGGCTAATAAAGCCGCTTTACGAAAGCAAAGCGGCTTTTTCATCACTTCCGGGAACACGGCACCCTACCTTCGCAAACTGACATTTGATAAACCCTGCTAACCGCATTAATTGTTAATTTTGCAACAGATAAAAATT
It contains:
- a CDS encoding helix-turn-helix domain-containing protein gives rise to the protein MSKVALKIEHYTSEELRSLLRKDEKYQQAIRLYACYQVSLGKRPQELESIYETSFKSICNWVNRLNEGGIEALIDKVKPGRNNRLTNDELQSIKAVLLNKQPDDYGFNSATWTGPLLIELIRKEYQVEYKKAQIYNILKKLGLTFQKGKGLYPEAQDREEKVNALKKTPGVSAS
- a CDS encoding DUF427 domain-containing protein — its product is MKAIWNNQVIAESNDTIVVENNHYFPKESVKAEYLKPSDVHTTCPWKGLASYYSLEVDGKENQDAAWYYPEPKEAATNITNYVAFWKGVKITE
- a CDS encoding alpha/beta hydrolase; this encodes MKRVFKGSNVIQPVLIIAILFFTVFQSKGQQLKPVTSGYAPVNGIKVYYEVYGEGKPLVLLHGAFYTIEMNWAQLIPELSKTRKVIALEMQGHGHTPYSDRKLDIATLASDVEGVMDYLKVDSADVAGYSMGGSVAYQLAAKSPKRVKKLVIISSTYKTNGWLPVVNNGFKGFKPEFFNNTPLKTTYDAVAPDKTKWIKFVEQMIVFAGEPFDVGDANIAKITSPVLLISGDNDGLDKVELMKTYQLLGGGISADLAPMPKSHLAIVPAQGHVSLMQQTKTISDLLNSFLQ
- a CDS encoding EthD family reductase; translation: MKKYLMIMFTGVIMLLVTVNAMAQVDASQQNKLAERQVVKKGMIKVTILYPNGEGKKFDMDYYTRKHFPLLKSLFGDALRATAIDKGVAAGTPGAPIPFLAIGYLYFDSVEAFQAGMKINASKIRADIPNYTDIQPIIQISEVLL
- a CDS encoding VOC family protein; the encoded protein is MRAINPWINFNGNAQEAFNFYKSIFGGEFTRIIRFKDLAGPEFQVAESEENKIMYIGLPLGKNNVLIANDVPEFMGQVSENENRSKIYVSAESREEADKIFNGLSAGGEVEGPIGDSPWGTYAGMFRDKYGIEWIVEFDPNYNG
- a CDS encoding SRPBCC domain-containing protein, whose protein sequence is MNNDLLFDFTVDKAAQKVFITREFDAGLDLVWDAFTKQEILDQWAAPAPMRSKTKYMNFEVGGRRFYAMISPDGQERWLLQKYTSITPKTNFKLYNSFADKDETPELPGSEWDYNFGEQDGITTVNISIYNESLERMERLTDGFTKGMMLMLKNLDDLFATLSQKP
- a CDS encoding dihydrofolate reductase family protein, translated to MRKIRIFEHISLDGVIEHDGDYTYGAWTTPYRSPAGAATLLEAYGPNFDLLLARHTYDIFSGFWPTAGDFPMANAINAATKYIVTHRPDTLEWGPVKGLGEDIIASIRDLKSTDGPDLIVVGSSTLTSVLLDQGLADEVVLITYPVLLGRGKRLLSDSIDARELAFVDSKSTPTGLLVNTYRHVGPLKK
- a CDS encoding mercuric reductase; translation: MKTYDAIVIGAGQAGAPLAKKLANAGKKTVIIEKRFYGGTCVNDGCTPTKTMVASAKAAYMAGKSHELGVPVKKFSVDLAAIKKRKDDIVLRSRNGGLKSAEKTQNLDVVLGEATFTGEKTVEVKLNSGKKQTITADLIFLNPGALPLIPEIEGLNEIKYLNSTTILDLEEVPEHLLVLGGNYIGLEFGQMFRRFGSKVTILEKSERIVSHEDEDISAEMQKILELEKIEVLNNAQAVKFKQKAGGKITVTIAQKGEERKIKCTHVLIAIGRKPQTEALNLPIAGIETDEHGNIRVNDKLETSAAGVYALGDAKGGPAFTHISYNDYTIVYRNLFEKTDYTIKDRPVPYCMFTDPQLGRIGLDETGAKKLGIKYKVAKLPMAHVARAIETGDTRGFMKAIVDPDTKKILGATVLGPEGGEIMTVLQMAMEGGITYDRVRYCVFAHPLYSESLNNLFMTLGD
- a CDS encoding metalloregulator ArsR/SmtB family transcription factor, with the translated sequence MKQDIFQAIADPTRRAILTLIAIKALTPNAMAEKFDMSRQAVSKHIKVLYECELIKPEHSGREIYYHFNAKKMQELDNWLAQFRQSWETQFNQLDKVLSTIKQQKI
- a CDS encoding IS630 family transposase: MVFEDEASLSNTATVSYMWAEKGKQPKINQKQRKRERKTLFGCIEPETGIVITGKADKGNTVSFFSFLLLVTKMYRDRKVIMVLDNVPYHHAKRLKPILERYRHRIELLYLPAYSPDLNPIERVWWYMRKKITHNRYVHNLEDRINSFDVFMQDFKVENDLGKNLAKLIVNI